A portion of the Betaproteobacteria bacterium genome contains these proteins:
- a CDS encoding PHP domain-containing protein, whose translation MIGCVSSEKVREKLQNFDLHSHSNASDGLLTPRGLIELAVEMGCDAIALTDHDTTDGLHEAGQAAREKNLRFICGVEISVTWPLAPHGSARHADIKPTTIHIVGLGIDPANTVLASGLESIRAGRLERARRMGEDFERVGINGLFEDAFDIAENKTMIGRTHFARALAGRGLVKSVGKAFERYLTFGRPGYVAHQWVSVAEAVTWIRVAGGVPVVAHPGRYKLTRAEIRILMDDFKAAGGRAIEVVTGSHQPHQYREYAIIAREMDFLASRGSDYHGPGESHFQPGKLPPLPADLIPVWHAL comes from the coding sequence ATGATCGGCTGCGTATCAAGTGAAAAAGTTCGGGAAAAATTGCAGAATTTTGATTTACACAGTCACAGTAACGCATCCGATGGCTTGTTGACGCCACGCGGCCTGATCGAGCTTGCGGTCGAAATGGGATGTGATGCGATTGCCTTGACAGATCACGATACCACGGACGGATTGCACGAAGCCGGGCAGGCGGCGCGCGAAAAGAACCTTCGATTCATTTGCGGCGTGGAAATCTCGGTTACCTGGCCACTGGCCCCACATGGAAGCGCCCGCCACGCGGACATCAAACCCACCACCATTCACATTGTTGGCCTCGGCATCGATCCTGCGAACACGGTCTTGGCGAGCGGGCTTGAGTCCATTCGTGCCGGACGTCTCGAGCGCGCACGACGTATGGGCGAGGATTTTGAGCGGGTCGGCATTAATGGATTATTCGAGGATGCTTTCGATATTGCCGAAAACAAGACGATGATCGGGCGCACCCATTTCGCGCGTGCGCTCGCCGGGCGAGGACTGGTGAAAAGCGTGGGAAAGGCCTTTGAGCGGTACCTGACGTTTGGCCGCCCCGGCTATGTTGCGCATCAATGGGTGTCGGTGGCTGAAGCCGTGACATGGATCCGCGTCGCAGGCGGCGTGCCGGTAGTCGCTCATCCAGGGCGCTACAAACTGACTCGGGCCGAAATCAGGATACTCATGGACGATTTCAAGGCGGCTGGCGGCCGGGCAATTGAAGTGGTCACCGGTAGCCACCAGCCGCATCAATACCGCGAATACGCCATAATCGCGCGGGAGATGGATTTCCTGGCCTCGCGCGGCTCGGACTATCACGGACCCGGCGAAAGCCACTTTCAGCCCGGCAAGCTCCCGCCACTTCCCGCGGACTTGATCCCGGTGTGGCACGCACTTTAG
- a CDS encoding threonylcarbamoyl-AMP synthase → MSQFFAIHSTHPETRLIKRAVDIVRKGGIIAYPTDSCYAIGCHIGDKHAMERMRRIRGVDERHHFTLMCRDLSDIGTFAKVDNAQYRLLKTHTPGTYTFILDATRELPRRLAHPKRATVGVRVPEHPVTHALLTELNEPLLSSTLMLPGEAEPLNDAEMIRKKLEHQLDLILDGGACGVEPTTVIDLSGDAPILIRRGKGDISSFGFDE, encoded by the coding sequence ATGTCCCAGTTCTTTGCCATCCACTCGACTCATCCCGAAACGCGCCTGATCAAGCGAGCGGTGGATATCGTGCGCAAAGGCGGCATCATCGCCTATCCTACCGACTCCTGCTATGCGATCGGTTGCCACATTGGCGACAAGCACGCCATGGAGCGGATGCGCAGGATTCGCGGCGTCGACGAACGCCACCATTTCACGCTCATGTGCAGGGATCTGTCGGATATCGGTACCTTTGCGAAGGTGGACAATGCCCAGTACCGCTTGTTGAAGACCCACACGCCGGGCACCTATACCTTCATTCTCGACGCGACGCGTGAGTTGCCCCGGCGGCTGGCGCACCCGAAACGCGCGACCGTGGGTGTGCGCGTGCCAGAGCACCCGGTGACGCATGCGTTGCTGACGGAACTCAACGAGCCTCTGTTGTCATCCACGCTCATGTTGCCCGGTGAGGCTGAACCGCTCAATGATGCTGAAATGATCCGCAAGAAACTCGAACATCAGCTTGATCTGATCCTCGACGGCGGCGCCTGCGGTGTCGAGCCAACCACGGTGATTGATTTGTCGGGAGATGCCCCGATTCTGATAAGGCGCGGCAAAGGCGATATCTCCTCGTTCGGGTTTGACGAGTAA
- a CDS encoding site-2 protease family protein codes for MDANFIQKITIYAIPLIFAITLHEAAHAFAARYFGDATAYMLGRMTLNPLKHIDPVWTILVPIVTLLFTPLVFGAAKPVPVNFGGLRNPKRDMIWVAAAGPLANLTMMIIWAVVAKIAISLPESGPTVFLALMGEAGIFVNALLMVFNLFPLLPLDGGRILTGLLPNRLAYSFSRTEPYGMFILIALMLSGIMGKFLWPLIDISMKSIYAIIGLS; via the coding sequence ATGGACGCAAACTTCATCCAGAAGATCACGATCTATGCCATTCCACTGATCTTCGCGATTACGCTGCACGAGGCGGCCCACGCCTTTGCCGCGCGCTATTTTGGCGACGCTACCGCCTACATGCTGGGTCGCATGACACTCAACCCCCTCAAGCACATCGACCCGGTTTGGACGATATTGGTGCCGATTGTGACGTTACTTTTCACGCCGCTGGTATTCGGGGCCGCGAAGCCGGTACCAGTTAACTTTGGCGGCTTGCGCAATCCCAAACGCGACATGATCTGGGTTGCGGCAGCCGGGCCGCTCGCGAATTTGACGATGATGATTATCTGGGCGGTTGTTGCCAAAATCGCCATCAGCCTGCCGGAATCCGGGCCGACGGTTTTCCTGGCATTGATGGGTGAAGCGGGTATCTTTGTGAATGCGTTGCTGATGGTGTTCAATCTGTTTCCGCTGCTGCCCCTGGATGGCGGGCGGATTCTGACGGGACTTTTGCCGAATCGCCTCGCCTATTCCTTTTCGCGCACGGAGCCTTACGGCATGTTCATCCTGATCGCCCTGATGTTGAGCGGTATTATGGGTAAATTTTTGTGGCCACTGATCGATATCAGCATGAAATCGATATACGCTATAATAGGTTTATCTTGA
- a CDS encoding tryptophan--tRNA ligase, producing the protein MFPDRVLSGMRPTGRLHLGHYHGALKNWAKLQHEHPCFFFVADWHALTTHYETPNVIEEYTYDTVIDWIAAGIDPAQATLFAQSKVPQHAELTLLLSFFTPLSWLERVPTYKDQIEKLGERGHDLATYGFLGYPLMQAADILIYRANQVPVGEDQVSHVELTREVARRFNHLFGREKGFEEKAEAAIKKLGAKKAKLYNQLRTKFQQEGDEAALVEARELLGDVQNLSMGDRERLFGFLEGGGKVILPEPQALLTATSRLVGTDGLKMSKSYGNTIDLRDKPETVTTKVRTMPTDPARVRRTDPGDPEKCPVWNLHQVYTDDAVHKWVIEGCKSAGIGCLECKQPVIDSIIKELTPMRERAAPFEEDPTLVKNILADGCEKARGIAEETMREVRDAMGLSFS; encoded by the coding sequence ATGTTTCCTGACAGAGTACTTTCCGGCATGCGTCCGACCGGACGCCTGCATTTGGGCCATTACCATGGCGCGCTGAAAAACTGGGCGAAGTTACAGCATGAACACCCGTGTTTTTTCTTTGTCGCCGATTGGCACGCCCTGACGACGCATTACGAAACGCCTAACGTGATCGAGGAATACACCTACGACACCGTGATCGACTGGATCGCGGCCGGCATCGATCCCGCGCAGGCGACGCTGTTCGCGCAATCCAAGGTTCCGCAACACGCTGAACTGACGCTGCTGTTATCGTTCTTCACCCCGCTTTCATGGCTGGAACGGGTGCCGACGTACAAGGACCAGATCGAAAAGCTGGGCGAACGCGGACACGATCTGGCCACCTACGGTTTTCTCGGCTACCCGTTGATGCAGGCGGCGGACATTCTCATCTATCGTGCCAACCAGGTACCGGTCGGTGAAGACCAGGTCTCGCATGTTGAACTGACGCGCGAAGTCGCACGGCGGTTCAATCACCTGTTTGGGAGAGAAAAAGGCTTTGAGGAAAAAGCCGAAGCCGCCATCAAGAAGCTGGGCGCAAAAAAGGCCAAACTCTATAACCAGCTTCGCACCAAATTTCAGCAGGAGGGCGACGAAGCCGCGCTGGTGGAGGCGCGTGAGTTGCTGGGTGATGTGCAAAATTTATCAATGGGAGATCGCGAACGGCTGTTCGGATTCCTCGAAGGTGGTGGCAAGGTGATTCTGCCGGAGCCACAGGCACTGCTCACCGCGACCTCGCGTCTGGTCGGCACCGATGGCCTGAAAATGTCGAAGAGTTACGGTAATACCATTGATTTGCGCGACAAACCCGAGACGGTCACCACCAAGGTGCGGACCATGCCCACCGATCCCGCGCGTGTCCGTCGCACCGACCCTGGCGACCCGGAAAAATGTCCAGTGTGGAATCTGCACCAGGTTTATACCGACGATGCGGTACACAAATGGGTAATTGAAGGCTGCAAGAGCGCCGGCATCGGCTGCCTGGAATGCAAGCAACCGGTGATCGACAGCATCATCAAAGAATTGACGCCGATGCGTGAACGCGCGGCGCCGTTTGAAGAAGATCCGACGCTGGTAAAGAACATTCTGGCCGACGGTTGCGAGAAGGCGCGCGGCATAGCCGAAGAAACCATGCGCGAAGTGCGCGACGCGATGGGGCTGAGTTTTTCGTGA
- a CDS encoding segregation/condensation protein A, whose protein sequence is MSVELVVDNTQQPSLDMAMPMARIKGEPLTDLPADLFIPPDALSIILDEFEGPLDLLLYLIRKHSLDILNIPMADLTRQYMTYVEAMREGQLELAAEYLLMAALLIEIKSRMLLPRPPREHASEPEDPRAELVRRLLEYEQMKAAAHAIDQHPRKDRDFSTVDVMIEQSLVARVPTVLVADLTEAWRVILNRAKATQRHRISREELSVRSHMSRILRHLNGLGFVRFDELFQPEEGVAVVVVSFLAVLELARESLIDITQSAAFEPIYVKLRDAEPPTLELSI, encoded by the coding sequence ATGAGCGTGGAACTCGTCGTCGATAACACCCAGCAGCCGTCGCTGGACATGGCGATGCCGATGGCCCGCATCAAGGGCGAGCCGTTGACCGACTTGCCGGCTGATCTGTTCATTCCGCCCGATGCGTTATCGATCATCCTCGATGAGTTTGAAGGCCCTCTGGATTTGTTGCTCTACCTGATTCGCAAGCACTCCCTGGATATCCTGAATATCCCGATGGCCGATCTCACGCGGCAGTACATGACCTACGTCGAGGCCATGCGCGAAGGCCAGCTTGAACTGGCCGCAGAGTATTTGCTGATGGCGGCGCTGCTAATTGAAATCAAGTCGCGCATGCTGCTGCCGCGTCCACCGCGCGAGCATGCGTCAGAACCGGAAGATCCGCGTGCCGAACTGGTTCGCCGCCTGCTCGAATACGAACAAATGAAAGCGGCCGCGCATGCGATCGACCAGCATCCGCGGAAGGATCGCGATTTCTCGACAGTCGACGTCATGATTGAGCAGTCACTGGTTGCGCGGGTACCAACGGTACTGGTCGCGGATCTCACCGAAGCCTGGCGCGTCATTCTCAATCGTGCCAAAGCAACACAACGGCACCGCATTTCCCGCGAAGAGCTGTCGGTTCGTTCGCATATGTCACGCATCCTGCGGCATTTGAATGGATTGGGTTTTGTGCGTTTTGATGAATTGTTTCAGCCGGAAGAGGGCGTGGCTGTGGTGGTCGTAAGCTTTCTGGCGGTGCTGGAATTGGCGCGTGAATCGTTGATCGACATTACTCAGAGCGCTGCTTTCGAGCCGATTTACGTAAAGCTTCGCGACGCGGAACCGCCGACACTCGAGCTGTCGATCTGA
- the scpB gene encoding SMC-Scp complex subunit ScpB yields the protein MVTPEDGNGENGAARPRTIEIDQAKRALEAVLMAAAEPMAVNELKRIFDGELSGDTVRNLLEELRAEWADRSVELAAVASGYRFRVKPEFQKYLDKLSSDKPPRYSRAVLETLAIIVYRQPVTRGDIEDIRGVQVSPHILKTLQDRGWIDEIGHKEVVGRPALFATTKHFLDDLNLRSLEELPPLHELQATLDMTQAGAAMTAGAMASLPGVAPAGPSADVTAGNASTDTESVNTAEPAASETETASPSEPPSEPPSTEESPSW from the coding sequence ATGGTCACGCCGGAAGATGGCAATGGTGAAAATGGCGCCGCGCGTCCGCGCACCATTGAAATCGACCAAGCCAAGCGTGCGTTGGAAGCCGTACTGATGGCGGCCGCCGAACCGATGGCGGTGAACGAACTCAAACGCATCTTTGACGGTGAACTAAGCGGCGACACTGTCCGCAACTTGCTGGAGGAATTGCGTGCCGAGTGGGCGGATCGCAGCGTTGAACTGGCGGCGGTCGCCAGTGGCTATCGCTTTCGCGTCAAGCCTGAATTCCAGAAATATCTCGACAAGCTTTCCAGCGACAAGCCGCCGCGCTATTCGCGTGCGGTGCTGGAAACTCTCGCGATTATCGTCTACCGTCAACCGGTGACGCGCGGTGATATTGAAGACATTCGTGGCGTGCAGGTTTCTCCGCACATTCTCAAGACTTTGCAGGATCGTGGCTGGATCGATGAGATCGGCCACAAGGAAGTAGTCGGTCGCCCGGCGTTGTTTGCCACCACCAAACATTTTCTGGACGATCTCAATTTGCGTTCGCTCGAAGAGCTGCCGCCGCTGCACGAATTGCAAGCCACACTCGATATGACGCAAGCCGGTGCGGCGATGACAGCGGGCGCGATGGCGTCCCTGCCGGGCGTGGCGCCGGCCGGACCGAGCGCGGACGTGACGGCAGGTAACGCTTCAACTGATACCGAATCGGTCAACACAGCGGAGCCCGCCGCGTCTGAAACGGAAACGGCTTCGCCAAGCGAACCGCCTTCTGAACCGCCGTCTACCGAGGAATCGCCATCATGGTAA